In the genome of Hymenobacter cellulosivorans, one region contains:
- a CDS encoding SusC/RagA family TonB-linked outer membrane protein, with amino-acid sequence MQKLLPILVPLAVAVTVPAFAQNRQVTGQVLNATDRTPLPGVSVVIKGTTTGTATDPDGRFSLPLPADGNPTLVFSFVGFEPFEARVGDNGTVPTVQLREKTTELNDVVVVGYGTQRKRDITGSVASISAEQVAETPIARADQILQGRVSGVQVTQTNSEPGGNVSIRIRGTNSINTGNEPLFVVDGFPGAGDLNSINPSDIESIEVLKDASATAIYGSRGANGVVLITTKKGKVGKGTINVEAYTGVQIVRHKYELMNAREFASYLNDVNAGSQTLPQPYTQEQIDALGEGTDWQDAILRPARLSNYQLGFNGGTEETRYNLSFNFFDQEGIILNSGFKRGTVRLNLDKKISQKLSFNFSSQVAGTFEKRAFVNSQGGSFGGALLDALRFNPINPVRDENGNYTYSNTPLPYVEDVGNPVAFAEKVKDQRTTARGLFNVAANYELLPGLTLRISGGLDYNNLQIDGYRPSDVFLGRLTGGSANRTQQNRYSWLNENTLTYDKKLNPDNALNVVVGLSEQQFYGNDFNSAVNNFFTNTLGSDNLALGANIQTPNSGRYTNTLASYFGRVNYRLFEKYLFTVTMRADGSSRFGKNNKWGYFPSAAFAYRLIDEPFMKDFTALSDLKLRVGYGVTGNQEINNYQSLARYDVGSYAAGTTRLVGLVPANIRNPDLRWESTAASNVGIDVAFLENRISITADAYYKKTTDLLLRVATPRTTGYGDILLNAGSVENKGFEFALNTTNFDTKAFGWKTNLNFSLNRNKVLDLYSVTELPVGASSSSLFVGAGLGNTSILREGEPIGSFYGYQFDGLWQTEDEIKAAGRTGVRPGDPRYVDQNGDKAITAADRVIIGRAQPDFIYGVTNTFSTGGFSLNIFIQGVQGSNVLNLNRYELESGITTTNKLKTVVDRWTPENTDTNIPRAGSTIRRSTGIVSDVLEDGSFVRLKTVTLSYALPKFSKVLKQASVYVTAQNLVTITNYTGYDPEVNSFGRDNLSLNTDYNAFPSTRSFTAGLKIGF; translated from the coding sequence ATGCAAAAACTCCTACCCATTCTGGTGCCGCTGGCCGTGGCCGTAACCGTGCCGGCCTTCGCCCAAAACCGCCAAGTAACCGGCCAGGTGCTCAACGCTACCGACCGCACGCCGCTGCCCGGCGTGTCAGTCGTTATCAAGGGCACCACCACCGGCACGGCCACCGACCCCGACGGCCGCTTTAGCCTGCCCCTGCCCGCTGACGGCAACCCTACACTGGTTTTTTCCTTTGTCGGCTTTGAGCCGTTTGAAGCTCGCGTGGGCGACAACGGCACGGTGCCGACGGTGCAACTGCGCGAGAAAACCACCGAGCTCAACGACGTGGTAGTAGTGGGCTACGGCACCCAGCGCAAGCGCGACATCACCGGTTCGGTGGCCTCCATTTCGGCCGAGCAGGTGGCCGAAACGCCTATTGCCCGCGCCGACCAGATTCTGCAGGGCCGAGTGAGTGGCGTGCAGGTTACGCAAACGAATTCGGAGCCGGGCGGAAACGTTTCCATTCGCATCCGGGGCACCAACTCCATCAACACCGGCAACGAGCCGCTGTTCGTGGTCGACGGCTTTCCTGGCGCTGGAGATTTGAACTCCATCAACCCCAGTGACATCGAGAGCATCGAGGTGCTCAAGGACGCTTCGGCCACGGCCATTTACGGCTCCCGCGGCGCCAATGGCGTGGTGCTCATCACCACCAAGAAGGGCAAGGTCGGTAAGGGTACCATCAACGTTGAGGCTTACACCGGCGTGCAGATCGTGCGCCACAAGTACGAGCTGATGAATGCCCGGGAGTTTGCCAGCTACCTCAATGATGTGAATGCCGGCTCCCAGACCCTCCCCCAGCCCTACACCCAGGAGCAGATTGATGCTCTGGGCGAAGGCACCGACTGGCAGGACGCCATTCTGCGCCCGGCCCGCCTGAGCAACTATCAGCTCGGCTTCAACGGCGGCACGGAGGAAACGCGCTACAACCTAAGCTTCAACTTTTTCGACCAGGAAGGCATCATCCTTAACTCGGGCTTCAAGCGCGGCACGGTGCGCCTGAATCTGGACAAGAAAATCAGCCAGAAGCTCAGCTTCAACTTTTCGAGCCAAGTGGCTGGCACCTTCGAGAAGCGGGCCTTCGTGAACTCCCAAGGCGGCTCCTTCGGCGGGGCCCTGCTCGACGCCCTGCGCTTCAACCCCATCAACCCGGTGCGCGACGAAAACGGCAACTATACCTATTCCAACACGCCCCTGCCCTACGTGGAAGATGTGGGCAACCCGGTAGCCTTTGCCGAAAAGGTGAAAGACCAGCGCACTACGGCCCGGGGTCTGTTTAACGTGGCGGCCAACTACGAGCTGCTGCCCGGCCTGACCCTGCGCATCAGTGGCGGCCTGGATTACAACAATCTGCAAATCGACGGGTACCGCCCCTCGGACGTGTTTTTGGGCCGCCTCACCGGTGGTTCGGCCAACCGCACGCAGCAGAACCGCTACAGCTGGCTGAACGAAAATACGCTGACCTACGACAAGAAGCTCAACCCCGACAACGCTCTGAACGTGGTAGTAGGCCTCTCGGAGCAGCAGTTCTACGGCAACGACTTCAACTCTGCCGTTAACAACTTCTTTACCAACACGCTGGGCTCCGACAACCTGGCGTTGGGCGCCAACATTCAGACGCCCAACTCGGGCCGCTACACCAACACGCTAGCCTCGTACTTTGGCCGCGTCAATTACCGCCTGTTCGAGAAATACCTGTTTACCGTGACCATGCGGGCTGATGGGTCCTCGCGCTTCGGCAAAAACAACAAGTGGGGCTACTTCCCCTCGGCGGCCTTTGCCTACCGGCTTATCGACGAGCCTTTCATGAAGGACTTCACCGCCCTGAGCGACCTGAAGCTGCGCGTGGGCTACGGCGTGACTGGCAACCAGGAAATCAACAACTACCAGAGCCTGGCCCGCTACGACGTGGGTTCCTACGCCGCCGGCACGACCCGCCTGGTGGGCCTGGTGCCGGCCAACATCCGTAACCCCGACCTGCGCTGGGAATCGACGGCGGCCTCTAACGTAGGCATCGATGTAGCCTTCCTGGAAAACCGCATTTCCATTACAGCCGACGCGTATTACAAGAAAACCACCGACCTGCTCTTGCGTGTGGCCACGCCCCGCACCACCGGCTACGGCGACATCCTGCTCAACGCGGGCAGCGTGGAAAACAAGGGTTTCGAGTTTGCTTTAAACACGACCAACTTCGACACCAAGGCCTTTGGCTGGAAAACCAACCTGAACTTCTCGCTCAACCGCAACAAGGTGCTCGACCTCTACAGCGTGACCGAACTGCCGGTGGGCGCCTCCAGCTCCAGCCTGTTTGTGGGCGCGGGCCTGGGCAACACCAGCATTCTGCGGGAAGGTGAGCCCATCGGCTCGTTCTACGGCTACCAGTTCGACGGCCTGTGGCAGACGGAAGATGAAATCAAGGCGGCCGGCCGCACCGGGGTGCGCCCCGGCGACCCGCGCTACGTGGATCAGAACGGCGACAAGGCCATTACCGCCGCCGACCGAGTGATTATCGGCCGCGCCCAGCCCGACTTTATTTACGGCGTAACCAACACCTTCAGCACGGGCGGCTTTAGCCTCAACATCTTCATCCAGGGCGTGCAGGGCTCCAACGTACTGAACCTGAACCGCTACGAACTCGAATCGGGCATCACGACCACCAACAAACTTAAAACCGTGGTGGACCGCTGGACGCCCGAGAACACCGATACCAACATTCCGCGGGCCGGCAGCACCATCCGCCGCAGCACCGGCATCGTGAGCGACGTGCTGGAAGACGGCAGCTTCGTGCGCCTCAAAACCGTGACCCTGAGCTACGCCCTGCCCAAATTCAGCAAGGTGCTCAAGCAGGCCAGCGTGTACGTGACGGCCCAGAACCTGGTGACCATCACCAACTACACCGGCTACGACCCCGAAGTAAACTCCTTCGGCCGCGACAACCTGAGCCTGAACACCGACTACAACGCCTTCCCGAGCACCCGCAGCTTCACGGCCGGCCTTAAGATTGGCTTCTAA
- a CDS encoding RagB/SusD family nutrient uptake outer membrane protein: protein MKKSILLISLLSLGLGLASCEKFLEEKPYDFLSSENFYQNEGDAVAGLNGVFNALLPQTYFGRTGWQITELPADLIRVGSATDERAQLSRFTFTPTNTEINSWWTNTYRMINRANDVIEKVPGISMDVARRNNIVGNARFLRAMGYFDLVRCFGDVPLVLATVKGPNDDLRPTRTPLAQVYEQIIEDLKFAEANCYTEDKIAATEKGRVSSGAATALLAKVYITRATTKAAQGDDNKNGLDACNRVIGSKLYSLLPVYGDVFNPDKENGPEHIFSIQFDLPPNTGSIIVRQFLPSQLSGLGTFTVEDSLVRSYAANDVRRAWNISNQAGTTTLPRYYFNKFRDEKRIGNDARTNYLITRYADILLLQSEALNALNAGDATKYQGINAVRVRAGLAPIPAAKVTTKDAFVDLLVRERAWELVQEGHRWFDLVRLNRLKQREKAVFNRDIDDRYFLFPIPQPEMILNPNLTQNNGYSL, encoded by the coding sequence ATGAAAAAGTCTATCCTGCTTATAAGCCTGCTTTCCCTGGGTCTGGGCCTCGCCTCGTGCGAGAAGTTCCTGGAGGAAAAGCCCTACGACTTTCTGTCGAGCGAAAATTTCTACCAAAATGAGGGCGACGCCGTAGCCGGCCTCAACGGCGTGTTCAACGCCTTGCTGCCCCAAACCTACTTCGGCCGCACCGGCTGGCAAATAACCGAGCTGCCCGCCGACCTGATCCGCGTGGGCTCGGCCACCGACGAGCGGGCCCAACTCTCGCGCTTTACCTTCACGCCGACCAACACGGAAATCAACAGCTGGTGGACCAACACCTACCGCATGATTAACCGGGCCAACGACGTCATTGAGAAGGTGCCCGGCATCAGCATGGACGTGGCCCGCCGCAACAACATCGTGGGCAATGCCCGCTTCCTGCGCGCCATGGGCTACTTCGACCTGGTGCGCTGCTTCGGCGACGTGCCCCTGGTACTGGCTACGGTGAAGGGCCCCAACGACGATTTGCGCCCCACCCGCACGCCCCTGGCTCAGGTGTACGAGCAGATCATTGAAGACCTAAAGTTTGCCGAGGCCAACTGCTACACCGAAGACAAAATCGCGGCCACCGAGAAAGGCCGGGTGTCGAGCGGGGCCGCCACGGCTCTGCTGGCCAAGGTCTACATCACCCGCGCCACGACCAAGGCCGCCCAGGGCGACGACAACAAAAACGGCCTTGACGCCTGCAACCGGGTTATCGGCTCTAAGCTCTACAGCCTGCTGCCGGTGTACGGCGACGTATTCAACCCCGACAAGGAAAACGGCCCTGAGCACATCTTCTCCATTCAGTTCGACTTGCCCCCGAACACGGGCAGCATCATTGTACGGCAGTTTTTGCCCTCCCAGCTTTCGGGCTTAGGCACCTTCACGGTGGAAGACAGCCTGGTGCGCTCCTACGCCGCCAACGACGTGCGCCGGGCCTGGAACATCAGCAACCAGGCGGGCACTACCACGCTGCCGCGCTACTATTTCAACAAGTTTCGCGACGAGAAGCGCATCGGCAACGATGCCCGCACCAACTACCTCATTACTCGCTACGCCGATATCCTGCTGTTGCAGTCGGAAGCTCTGAACGCGCTGAACGCCGGCGACGCCACCAAGTACCAGGGCATCAACGCCGTACGGGTTCGGGCCGGCCTGGCCCCGATTCCCGCCGCCAAGGTTACGACCAAAGACGCCTTTGTCGATTTGCTGGTGCGCGAGCGGGCCTGGGAATTGGTGCAGGAAGGCCACCGCTGGTTTGATTTGGTGCGCCTCAACCGCCTCAAGCAGCGCGAAAAAGCCGTGTTCAACCGCGACATCGACGACCGGTACTTTCTCTTCCCGATTCCGCAGCCCGAGATGATCCTGAATCCGAACCTGACGCAGAACAACGGTTATTCACTCTAA